The following proteins are encoded in a genomic region of Montipora foliosa isolate CH-2021 chromosome 10, ASM3666993v2, whole genome shotgun sequence:
- the LOC137973461 gene encoding contactin-associated protein-like 4 → MKLWPLMLFLSSQLMMMYTMENSALYRNPAGDFSVGDFKRNPFHYLWAEKITSSWAEDQFDCTFRCVSKPKCFSFNMAAYPDSKGLYLCELLATDKYRETKKFHSNATFHHYSLWSPCESHPCKNGADCVPEHELNSYHCHCKLGCFGTNCEHCENKSCSEIKLLNPNAPSGSYVIDPDGEGGVATFTVDCDMTDKNNIGVTVISHDSEDKTLVQGCEPKGCYKRDIHYTRTNLLQLGKLTAISAHCEQFIKYECHHAVLLHNGNMFGWWVSRDGDNMTYWGGACSIPLYKCACGVTGNCAHSGYGCNCDKNDNTWREDSGLLTNKSHLPVMQLRFGDISPPNELGYHTLGKLRCYGISTK, encoded by the exons ATGAAACTCTGGCCATTAATGTTGTTTCTGTCCTCCCAATTAATGATGATGTACACTATGGAAAACAGTGCTCTTTATCGAAATCCAGCAGGCGACTTTTCCGTTGGAGATTTTAAGCGTAATCCCTTCCATTACCTATGGGCAGAGAAAATAACATCGTCCTGGGCGGAAGATCAGTTTGATTGCACTTTCCGTTGTGTTTCTAAACCAAAGTGTTTTTCGTTCAACATGGCGGCGTATCCTGACTCGAAAGGTCTTTATCTGTGTGAGTTGTTGGCCACTGACAAGTACAGAGAAACTAAAAAGTTTCACTCTAATGCTACCTTCCATCATTACAGCCTATGG TCGCCTTGTGAAAGCCATCCTTGCAAGAACGGTGCCGACTGTGTTCCTGAACATGAGTTGAATTCCTATCACTGTCATTGTAAACTGGGATGCTTTGGAACAAACTGTGAACATTGTG AAAATAAAAGCTGTAGCGAGATTAAGTTGTTGAACCCCAATGCTCCAAGTGGTTCTTACGTCATCGATCCTGATGGAGAAGGAGGCGTGGCAACTTTCACTGTTGATTGTGACATGACTGACAAGAATAACATTGGCGTGACAGTCATCAGTCACGACAGTGAAGACAAAACGCTGGTGCAAGGGTGTGAGCCTAAAGGCTGTTACAAGCGTGACATTCACTACACGAGGACAAATCTCCTTCAGCTGGGAAAACTAACTGCCATCTCTGCCCACTGTGAGCAGTTTATCAAGTACGAGTGTCATCACGCAGTGCTCTTACACAATGGTAACATGTTTGGCTGGTGGGTGTCACGTGATGGAGACAATATGACTTACTGGGGAGGAGCGTGCTCCATTCCTTTATACAAGTGCGCATGTGGAGTAACTGGCAATTGTGCACATTCCGGATATGGATGCAACTGTGACAAGAATGACAATACGTGGCGCGAGGACAGCGGCTTGTTGACAAACAAATCTCATCTTCCCGTCATGCAGCTGAGGTTTGGAGATATCAGCCCCCCTAACGAGCTTGGGTATCACACCCTGGGAAAACTGAGGTGCTATGGAATATCTACCAAATAA
- the LOC137973272 gene encoding uncharacterized protein, producing the protein MASSELQARKIQNEKAEKVLDAIIKSRGKINSQYDADIIEGILEILSIIAGLTGEPYGMAIRWFCQFILLGRKQNQPSVVDRLAKIVDNGWRSFNRRLQYQKYDGLSCRVSEQITQLRTMSQRDKLDDPNLWNDYVQFMGELSNTFEMPLTFKYSKGSLTGEPGVDDYLTALTTYCKAYSCFMGLLMAAKARFEDLGQVSKSKEVDRRLRCQRDDAIGKLSFLSERKYLKFLGSLSCEGGKLMKILALSRRLSDKSVVEAVRNGLGLTQMPDMPTVETAAECVSRQSVKMRLDERHQIPPGNLLKRTTTRVIGPRDWIQFVNETDFPIKVVLKNVKESNDHFRFVNVPPRSSHPEGFRIPLFKLSISICGFFVLYLNGDASGNMEPPTRDAKVFEFALSINILQHPWPGKINIQDKTHDEFTYGEDTYNLMKYGEVPPLYFSKEDTYFMVKAENVKCRYPSYIGTWRFLVQQFDPLNMEE; encoded by the coding sequence ATGGCATCAAGTGAACTGCAGGCAAGGAAGATTCAGAACGAAAAAGCGGAAAAGGTTCTTGACGCTATTATAAAATCCAGAGGAAAGATAAATAGTCAATATGATGCGGACATCATAGAAGGCATTTTGGAAATACTTTCTATCATTGCGGGATTGACAGGGGAACCTTATGGTATGGCTATCAGATGGTTCTGTCAATTCATTCTTCTCGGTAGGAAACAAAACCAACCATCTGTGGTAGATCGGTTGGCAAAGATTGTTGACAATGGATGGCGTAGCTTCAATCGTCGTTTACAGTACCAGAAATACGATGGTTTAAGCTGTCGTGTTTCAGAACAAATAACCCAGCTGCGAACGATGAGTCAAAGAGACAAGCTGGATGATCCAAACCTGTGGAATGATTATGTCCAATTTATGGGTGAGTTGTCGAACACGTTTGAAATGCCACTGACGTTTAAATACAGCAAAGGATCCCTCACTGGAGAACCCGGGGTGGACGATTATTTGACGGCGTTAACTACTTACTGTAAGGCTTACAGTTGCTTCATGGGACTCCTTATGGCTGCTAAAGCAAGATTTGAAGACCTGGGTCAAGTGAGCAAAAGTAAAGAAGTGGATCGAAGACTCCGTTGTCAGAGAGATGACGCGATAGGAAAACTCTCCTTCCTTTCAGAACGGAAgtatttaaaatttcttggaagTCTTTCTTGTGAGGGTGGAAAACTGATGAAGATCCTGGCTTTGAGTCGACGGTTGTCAGACAAAAGCGTCGTAGAAGCGGTGAGAAACGGCCTAGGCTTAACCCAAATGCCTGATATGCCGACAGTTGAAACTGCAGCCGAGTGCGTCTCTCGCCAGTCAGTGAAGATGAGACTAGATGAGAGGCACCAAATTCCTCCTGGAAACCTTTTAAAAAGGACGACGACACGAGTGATCGGGCCACGTGATTGGATTCAATTTGTGAATGAAACTGACTTCCCCATCAAAGTGGTTTTGAAGAATGTCAAGGAATCCAATGATCACTTCAGATTTGTTAACGTACCACCTCGTTCGTCTCACCCCGAAGGATTCCGAATTCCTTTGTTTAAGCTCTCAATCTCAATTTGTGGTTTCTTTGTTCTTTATCTAAACGGAGACGCGAGTGGCAATATGGAACCGCCAACAAGAGATGCGAAGGTGTTTGAGTTTGCATTGTCCATTAATATTTTGCAGCATCCATGGCCTGGAAAAATCAACATCCAAGACAAAACGCATGATGAGTTTACCTACGGTGAAGACACCTACAATCTCATGAAGTATGGTGAAGTCCCACCATTGTACTTTTCGAAAGAAGATACGTACTTCATGGTGaaagcagaaaatgttaagTGTCGGTATCCAAGTTATATTGGAACCTGGCGGTTTCTAGTTCAGCAGTTTGATCCATTAAACATGGAAGAGTAA
- the LOC137973274 gene encoding contactin-associated protein-like 2 — protein sequence MKLWPLLLFLSSQLMMMYTMENSALYRNPAGDFSVGDFKRNPFHYLWAEKITSAWVEYQFDCTFRCVSEPECFSFNMAAYPDSKGLYLCELLATDKYRETKKFHSNATFHHYSLWSPCESDPCKNGADCVPEHELNSYSCHCKLGFFGTNCEHRENKSCSEIKLLNPNAPSGSYVIDPDGEGGVATFTVDCDMTDKNNIGVTIVSHDSEDRTLVHGCEPQGCYKRDIHYTGTNLLQLGKLTAISAHCEQFIKYECHGSMFLLNGHMYGWWVSRDGDNMTYWGGANSIPLYKCACGVTGNCADSGYGCNCDKNDNTWREDSGLLTNKSHLPVMQLRFGDISPPSERGYHTLGKLRCYGISTK from the exons ATGAAACTCTGGCCATTACTGTTGTTTCTGTCCTCCCAATTAATGATGATGTACACTATGGAAAACAGTGCTCTTTATCGAAATCCAGCAGGCGACTTTTCCGTTGGAGATTTTAAGCGTAATCCCTTCCATTACCTATGGGCAGAGAAAATAACATCGGCCTGGGTGGAATATCAGTTTGATTGCACTTTCCGTTGTGTTTCTGAACCAGAGTGTTTTTCGTTCAACATGGCGGCGTATCCTGACTCGAAAGGTCTTTATCTGTGTGAGTTGTTGGCCACTGACAAGTACAGAGAAACTAAAAAGTTTCACTCTAATGCTACCTTCCATCATTACAGCCTATGG TCGCCTTGTGAAAGCGATCCTTGCAAGAACGGTGCCGACTGTGTTCCTGAACATGAGTTGAATTCCTATAGCTGTCACTGTAAACTGGGATTCTTTGGAACAAACTGTGAACATCGTG AAAATAAAAGCTGTAGCGAGATTAAGTTGTTGAATCCCAATGCTCCAAGTGGTTCTTACGTCATCGATCCTGATGGAGAAGGAGGCGTGGCAACTTTCACTGTTGACTGTGACATGACTGACAAGAATAACATTGGCGTGACAATCGTCAGTCACGACAGTGAAGACAGAACGCTGGTGCACGGATGTGAGCCTCAAGGCTGTTACAAGCGTGACATTCACTACACTGGAACAAATCTCCTTCAGCTGGGAAAATTAACCGCCATCTCTGCCCACTGTGAGCAGTTTATCAAGTACGAGTGTCATGGCTCAATGTTCTTACTCAACGGTCACATGTATGGCTGGTGGGTGTCACGTGATGGAGACAATATGACTTACTGGGGAGGAGCGAACTCCATTCCTTTATACAAGTGCGCATGTGGAGTAACTGGCAATTGTGCAGATTCCGGATATGGATGCAACTGTGACAAGAATGACAATACGTGGCGCGAGGACAGCGGTTTGTTGACAAACAAATCTCATCTTCCCGTCATGCAGCTGAGGTTTGGAGATATCAGCCCCCCTAGCGAGCGTGGGTATCACACCCTGGGAAAACTGAGGTGCTATGGAATATCTACCAAATAA